The following coding sequences are from one SAR116 cluster alpha proteobacterium HIMB100 window:
- a CDS encoding diaminopimelate decarboxylase (PFAM: Pyridoxal-dependent decarboxylase, C-terminal sheet domain; Pyridoxal-dependent decarboxylase, pyridoxal binding domain~TIGRFAM: diaminopimelate decarboxylase), which produces MTQITRDQQGQLVIGGHKAAELAEAYGTPLYVYSGDGFVAHFTAFTAAVSPLDCTVHYAVKANSSLGVLGLLARQGAGADIVSGGEMKRALAAGIAAEKIVFSGVGKTDTEIKQALQAGIGQFNAESAAELNHISAIAADLGVTAPVALRVNVNVDPGSHAKISTGQRSTKFGIPVAEGEAAALYRKVCADPNLIPRGLAVHIGSQLRQLAPFEQAYHELLHLADSLRAEGLDVPILDLGGGLGIDYETGTKPDFTAYGQMVTRIFGNRAYKLGFEPGRSIAADNGVFLTRTIFVKQGENKRFIIVDGAMNDLIRPTLYEAWHRIEPAGPVQPATGIADIVGPVCETGDYLGQGRNMPDVAEGDILAVFSAGAYGAVMMSTYNTRPEAAEIMVHDGGVHLLRARRSVEDLLACEDNPFQ; this is translated from the coding sequence ATGACACAGATTACAAGAGATCAACAAGGCCAGCTGGTCATTGGCGGCCACAAGGCAGCTGAACTGGCCGAGGCCTATGGCACCCCGCTCTATGTCTATTCAGGAGATGGGTTTGTTGCGCATTTTACAGCTTTTACCGCAGCGGTCTCGCCGCTTGACTGTACCGTGCATTATGCGGTGAAAGCCAATTCATCACTTGGCGTACTTGGTCTGTTGGCCCGCCAGGGCGCTGGCGCAGATATAGTGTCTGGCGGGGAAATGAAGCGTGCTCTGGCTGCCGGTATAGCTGCCGAAAAAATCGTGTTTTCAGGAGTCGGTAAAACAGATACTGAAATCAAACAAGCATTGCAGGCGGGTATTGGTCAATTTAACGCCGAATCAGCAGCGGAGCTTAATCACATTAGCGCCATTGCTGCTGATTTGGGCGTCACTGCCCCGGTTGCATTGCGGGTGAATGTGAATGTTGACCCGGGCAGCCATGCCAAAATTTCCACCGGCCAGCGTTCAACAAAATTCGGCATTCCTGTAGCAGAAGGAGAAGCCGCCGCCCTGTACCGGAAAGTTTGCGCTGATCCAAATCTAATCCCGCGCGGTCTTGCTGTTCACATCGGCTCACAATTGCGCCAACTGGCCCCGTTCGAGCAAGCCTATCACGAGCTGTTGCACCTGGCGGACAGCTTGCGTGCTGAGGGGCTGGATGTGCCCATATTGGATTTAGGCGGCGGTCTGGGGATTGATTACGAAACCGGCACCAAGCCTGATTTTACCGCCTATGGTCAGATGGTCACCCGTATTTTTGGGAATCGGGCCTATAAATTGGGATTTGAACCTGGCCGGTCAATTGCAGCAGATAATGGTGTGTTTCTGACCAGAACAATATTTGTCAAACAAGGTGAAAATAAGCGGTTCATCATTGTTGACGGCGCCATGAATGATTTGATCAGACCAACACTTTATGAAGCCTGGCACAGGATTGAGCCTGCCGGGCCTGTCCAGCCGGCAACAGGTATTGCAGATATTGTTGGCCCAGTCTGTGAGACAGGCGATTATTTAGGCCAAGGCCGCAATATGCCTGACGTCGCTGAAGGCGATATTCTGGCCGTGTTTTCTGCTGGTGCATATGGGGCGGTAATGATGTCAACCTACAACACCCGCCCTGAAGCAGCAGAGATAATGGTTCATGACGGCGGGGTCCATCTGTTGAGAGCGCGCCGGTCTGTTGAAGATCTTTTGGCTTGTGAAGATAACCCTTTTCAGTGA
- a CDS encoding Protein of unknown function (DUF3426) (PFAM: Protein of unknown function (DUF3426)~TIGRFAM: MJ0042 family finger-like domain), which produces MLLTCENCQTIFRVDAKAIAPQGQRVRCSVCKHVWRAEPKRPVHRPQTGLLKETARGLRYPALIIAILMLVSGGLFSFRGPLTAHFPALISSFDLAGLTIMPDPSVLEVRDLKAQYTEPLLRVRGAVFNTSDFRAHAAMLQLRVLDADGTELYQQKVTPDGYFIGTGSSVPFFAQFEVNGAAQAQVIVEPVAERLPPRLF; this is translated from the coding sequence ATGTTGTTAACATGTGAAAATTGTCAGACTATTTTCCGTGTAGATGCAAAGGCGATAGCCCCGCAAGGCCAGCGAGTGCGCTGTTCTGTTTGTAAACATGTCTGGCGGGCTGAGCCGAAAAGACCTGTGCACAGACCGCAGACAGGATTGTTGAAAGAAACAGCCAGGGGGCTGCGGTATCCAGCACTTATCATTGCTATCCTGATGCTTGTCAGTGGCGGATTATTCAGCTTTCGAGGCCCGCTGACAGCTCATTTCCCCGCCCTGATATCCTCATTTGATTTGGCTGGCCTTACCATCATGCCTGACCCGTCTGTATTAGAAGTGCGCGATCTGAAAGCGCAGTACACAGAACCCCTTCTCAGGGTCAGAGGGGCGGTGTTTAATACCAGCGATTTCCGGGCACATGCCGCGATGCTTCAGCTGCGTGTTCTGGATGCAGATGGCACAGAATTATACCAGCAGAAAGTGACGCCAGACGGTTATTTCATCGGAACCGGATCATCTGTGCCGTTTTTTGCGCAATTTGAAGTGAACGGAGCTGCACAGGCCCAAGTTATTGTTGAGCCTGTTGCTGAACGATTGCCGCCCCGCCTGTTCTGA
- a CDS encoding hypothetical protein (PFAM: DUF218 domain), whose amino-acid sequence MTKPEQTSQSQQLKAGTQLTLMLKLGVFGLLFVLACLQHFALTLPQAEDRLPDKTDGLVVPTGGQARIQEGLRLLHNGTAHRMLITGVGQDVSKQVLATELKLSPDHLQTFSCCVDIDKAALDTKGNAEAALIWAKTRQFTTLRLVTANYHLPRAHLEFSRLLPDHTVTGWPVTPPDLQARDWYWHWPTVRLLTREYAKYLFALIPL is encoded by the coding sequence GTGACAAAGCCTGAACAAACCAGTCAAAGCCAGCAACTTAAAGCCGGAACACAATTGACGCTTATGCTCAAATTAGGCGTGTTTGGCCTTTTATTTGTGCTGGCCTGTCTGCAGCATTTTGCCCTGACCCTGCCTCAGGCTGAAGATAGATTACCTGACAAGACAGACGGGCTGGTTGTCCCCACAGGAGGTCAGGCCCGTATTCAGGAAGGCCTGCGTCTGCTGCATAATGGAACAGCGCATCGGATGCTGATCACCGGCGTCGGTCAAGATGTTTCAAAACAAGTGCTGGCAACTGAGCTGAAACTAAGCCCGGACCATCTGCAGACCTTCAGCTGCTGTGTAGATATTGATAAAGCCGCCCTGGACACCAAAGGCAATGCAGAAGCTGCGCTGATCTGGGCAAAAACCCGCCAGTTCACAACTTTGCGACTGGTGACAGCAAATTATCATCTGCCGCGGGCGCATCTGGAATTCTCACGGCTGCTGCCAGATCATACTGTGACCGGATGGCCCGTAACGCCGCCTGATCTTCAGGCCCGGGACTGGTATTGGCATTGGCCGACTGTGCGGCTGCTCACCCGTGAATATGCGAAATATCTGTTTGCGTTGATCCCGCTTTAA
- a CDS encoding prephenate dehydrogenase (PFAM: Prephenate dehydrogenase) translates to MSAPASFSHVAIIGIGLIGASIAHAVRHKDLPVKLSVYDNSDDVRKTASQLLPHVHVCDSLEQVVAEADLVILAVPVGVMEDVMKAISPHLQPGAVVTDTGSTKRSVIRDVDPFVPEGCYFIPGHPLAGTEFSGPAAGFASLFEQRYWLLLPNGSPEHKVAGITAFLSGLGAMVEYMDADYHDRVLAITSHLPHLIAYTIVGTAVDLEQDLKNDVIRYSASGFRDFTRIAASDPVMWRDVFLNNDEAVLEMLQRFSEDLSYLQRAIRWKEGDKLFDLFTRTRDIRRSIIDAGQD, encoded by the coding sequence GTGTCAGCCCCCGCTTCATTTTCGCATGTCGCTATTATTGGTATTGGCCTTATTGGGGCATCAATTGCGCATGCTGTCAGACATAAAGACTTGCCTGTAAAACTGTCTGTTTATGACAATAGTGATGATGTGCGCAAAACCGCTTCCCAGCTTTTGCCGCATGTCCATGTTTGTGACAGCCTGGAACAGGTTGTGGCTGAGGCGGACCTCGTCATATTGGCTGTTCCTGTGGGTGTCATGGAAGATGTGATGAAGGCGATTTCGCCTCATCTTCAGCCCGGGGCTGTGGTGACAGATACCGGTTCAACCAAGCGCTCTGTGATACGTGATGTTGATCCCTTTGTCCCTGAAGGGTGTTATTTTATTCCCGGACATCCATTGGCAGGTACCGAATTTTCTGGTCCGGCAGCTGGGTTTGCCAGTTTGTTTGAGCAGCGTTACTGGTTGTTACTGCCCAACGGTTCACCAGAACATAAGGTTGCTGGCATCACCGCGTTTTTGTCTGGCTTAGGTGCGATGGTTGAATATATGGATGCTGATTATCATGATCGGGTGCTGGCGATCACATCTCATCTGCCGCATCTCATCGCTTACACGATCGTGGGGACAGCTGTTGATCTGGAACAGGATTTAAAAAATGATGTGATCAGATATTCGGCCTCAGGGTTTCGCGATTTCACCCGTATAGCCGCGTCAGATCCGGTGATGTGGCGTGATGTATTTCTGAATAATGATGAAGCTGTTCTGGAAATGCTGCAGCGTTTTTCAGAGGATTTAAGCTATCTGCAACGGGCTATTCGCTGGAAAGAGGGGGATAAGCTGTTTGATTTGTTCACGCGGACCCGAGATATCAGACGCTCAATTATTGATGCAGGCCAAGATTAA
- a CDS encoding PLP-dependent enzyme, histidinol-phosphate/aromatic aminotransferase or cobyric acid decarboxylase (PFAM: Aminotransferase class I and II~TIGRFAM: histidinol-phosphate aminotransferase): MMNPSKPQPKASIRSLLSYRPSFGKAKQGRLIRLSANEGALGASPHVYEALQAQALSPFRYPEVQDQQLNQAIAERYGLEASRILSSNGSDELISLITMAYLEPGDEVVMSQYAFLVIPQATRIAGGIVVQADDVDMVTNVDNLLAAVTPKTKILFLVNPNNPTGTMIEMDEVRRLHANLPPHILLVLDWAYAEYLDQSFSDEAARMVEAYDNVVMTRTFSKLHGLAGLRLGWAYCSPDLLTTLASIRGPFSVNQAAFLAGIAAVQDRDFQEQSVAHNKKWIAAMVPFLEQLGLQVIPSSTNFILFRFDETKGPSAQHASDFFASENILLRTMEPYGLGDCLRMSIGTDEEMAVVKDAFIRLMQSSSAS; the protein is encoded by the coding sequence ATGATGAACCCGTCAAAACCGCAACCCAAAGCCTCAATCCGCTCGCTATTGTCATATCGGCCCTCTTTTGGCAAAGCAAAGCAGGGGCGTCTGATCAGATTATCTGCCAATGAAGGGGCGTTGGGGGCATCACCTCATGTTTATGAAGCTTTGCAGGCACAGGCGCTGAGCCCGTTCCGCTATCCTGAGGTGCAGGATCAGCAGCTGAACCAGGCGATTGCCGAACGATATGGCCTTGAAGCCTCTCGTATTTTGTCATCAAACGGCTCTGATGAGCTGATAAGCCTGATCACAATGGCTTATCTTGAGCCTGGTGATGAGGTGGTGATGAGCCAGTATGCCTTTCTGGTGATCCCACAGGCTACACGCATTGCAGGTGGCATAGTGGTGCAGGCTGATGATGTCGACATGGTCACCAATGTTGATAATCTTTTGGCGGCGGTTACGCCAAAGACCAAGATTTTATTTCTGGTCAACCCGAATAATCCGACCGGAACCATGATTGAGATGGATGAGGTGCGTCGACTTCACGCCAATCTGCCGCCGCATATTCTGCTGGTCCTGGACTGGGCTTATGCTGAATATCTGGACCAGTCTTTTTCTGACGAAGCGGCGCGGATGGTCGAGGCCTATGATAATGTGGTGATGACACGCACCTTTTCAAAGCTGCATGGTCTGGCCGGATTGCGGCTGGGGTGGGCATATTGTTCGCCTGATTTGCTGACAACATTGGCCTCTATTCGCGGCCCGTTTTCAGTTAATCAAGCCGCTTTTCTTGCAGGGATTGCAGCTGTTCAGGATCGTGATTTTCAGGAACAGTCAGTTGCACATAATAAAAAATGGATAGCAGCGATGGTGCCGTTCCTGGAACAGCTTGGTCTTCAGGTTATCCCTTCATCAACCAATTTTATTTTATTCCGGTTTGATGAGACGAAAGGGCCATCTGCTCAACACGCCTCAGATTTTTTTGCGTCAGAAAATATTCTGCTGCGCACAATGGAGCCCTATGGCCTTGGTGATTGTTTACGCATGTCAATTGGCACAGACGAAGAAATGGCTGTAGTGAAAGACGCCTTCATCCGGCTGATGCAATCCTCATCTGCTTCATAA
- a CDS encoding chorismate mutase (PFAM: Chorismate mutase type II), with translation MDDDLTRLRAQIDQIDQQILALLSDRLQMAEQVAAAKQNGSPVFRPERETQLLTRLCEQTDPRLHSVIQTVWRAIISAAIARQKPEFTIGAIASSELTARLFAAGQLAIQMAADPGDLCQQIETRHLDIGIIEAADLAALHQRLGLDKPVKIIAALPLFKQSSQPPSAFVLAAVRPEASEQDRYLVYHKDNAQTELVTAEQLAACPDLSVLGIC, from the coding sequence ATGGATGATGATCTGACGCGTTTGCGCGCGCAAATTGACCAGATTGACCAGCAAATTCTTGCGCTGCTGTCCGACAGGCTGCAGATGGCCGAGCAGGTTGCAGCTGCAAAACAAAATGGCTCACCTGTATTTCGCCCAGAACGTGAAACCCAGCTTTTAACCCGTTTGTGTGAACAAACAGACCCGCGCCTTCATTCAGTCATCCAAACGGTTTGGCGGGCCATTATTTCCGCAGCAATTGCCCGTCAGAAGCCTGAATTCACAATAGGCGCGATTGCCAGCAGTGAGCTCACAGCCCGCTTATTTGCTGCCGGACAACTGGCGATACAGATGGCTGCAGACCCCGGTGATTTATGTCAGCAAATTGAAACGCGACATCTGGATATAGGCATCATAGAGGCGGCTGATTTGGCGGCTTTGCATCAGCGACTTGGACTGGATAAACCAGTGAAGATTATCGCTGCTCTGCCGTTATTCAAACAATCGTCACAACCACCATCGGCATTTGTGCTGGCAGCTGTTCGGCCAGAGGCTTCAGAACAGGATCGGTATCTTGTGTATCATAAAGACAACGCCCAGACAGAGCTGGTTACAGCAGAACAGCTGGCTGCTTGTCCTGATCTGTCTGTGCTTGGCATCTGTTGA
- a CDS encoding methyltransferase family protein (PFAM: Methyltransferase domain): MSWDITDTDKYYRTPEGQLVAEILVTDLTGLRGARVTGPDADTSDRLAVGYPFPLLLPDDCPPVFMLSETGVLSWMGGSGGITACIDSLSWPCATDMFDQILISHALEHVSDKSAFLAEVFRCLKGEGEVILVVPHRRSLWARADTTPFGQGTPFSRRQLKLALEQAGFDHISIKHSLYMPPFGRHLPLAMRRRLHHVGRLGWAVFGGVLLATAKKRLYSAHPHPSHALRRKVRQFMVRQPAGAMTPLRRNKTGL; encoded by the coding sequence ATGAGCTGGGATATTACAGATACCGATAAATATTACCGAACCCCGGAAGGTCAGCTTGTTGCTGAAATTCTGGTTACTGATTTGACGGGTCTGCGCGGTGCGCGTGTGACCGGGCCGGATGCAGACACATCAGACCGTCTGGCTGTTGGCTATCCGTTTCCTTTGCTGCTGCCAGATGATTGCCCACCTGTCTTTATGCTCTCTGAAACAGGTGTTTTGTCCTGGATGGGCGGCTCTGGGGGGATCACTGCCTGTATCGACAGCCTATCCTGGCCATGTGCAACAGATATGTTCGATCAGATTTTGATCAGTCATGCGCTGGAGCATGTATCTGATAAATCTGCTTTTTTAGCTGAGGTGTTCAGATGCCTGAAGGGCGAGGGGGAAGTTATTCTTGTTGTGCCACACAGGCGCAGCTTGTGGGCACGGGCCGATACAACACCTTTTGGTCAGGGCACCCCCTTCAGCCGCCGCCAGTTAAAACTTGCATTAGAACAAGCTGGTTTTGATCACATCAGCATAAAACACAGCCTGTATATGCCCCCCTTTGGCCGTCATTTGCCATTGGCCATGCGCAGACGGCTGCATCATGTTGGCCGGCTGGGATGGGCTGTGTTTGGCGGCGTGTTGCTGGCCACAGCAAAGAAACGGCTCTATTCAGCGCATCCACATCCCAGTCATGCATTGCGGCGCAAAGTCAGGCAGTTTATGGTTAGACAGCCTGCCGGGGCGATGACGCCGCTGCGCAGGAACAAGACAGGTTTGTGA
- a CDS encoding FolB domain protein (PFAM: Dihydroneopterin aldolase~TIGRFAM: dihydroneopterin aldolase; FolB domain): protein MAEALTRRFLLTGIETTCSIGIHDFERAAPQRVLVDVEVLLATDQEPEADHIDDALNYDEIRQTVVDIAESRHFDLQETLARTVFDAVRAMKTVTGARVRTAKPDVYKDVAEAAYQLSDLPG from the coding sequence ATGGCTGAGGCACTGACAAGGCGGTTTTTGCTGACAGGAATAGAGACCACCTGTTCGATAGGTATTCATGATTTTGAACGGGCCGCCCCACAACGGGTGCTTGTCGATGTCGAAGTCCTGCTGGCAACAGATCAGGAACCAGAGGCTGATCATATTGACGATGCGTTAAATTATGATGAAATCCGCCAGACAGTTGTGGATATAGCTGAATCCCGTCATTTTGATTTGCAGGAGACCTTGGCCAGAACGGTATTCGATGCGGTCAGAGCAATGAAAACTGTTACTGGTGCGCGGGTGCGCACCGCCAAGCCAGATGTCTATAAAGATGTGGCTGAGGCAGCCTATCAATTATCTGATTTGCCAGGCTGA
- a CDS encoding putative dehydrogenase (dehydrogenase of unknown specificity, short-chain alcohol dehydrogenase like), whose translation MTRPGKILVTGGAKRIGAALSSALVASGWQVVLHYNQAAEDAENLSRELIAAGGSVELVQADLAKSADLSSLMDHATKTGPLDAIINNASLFSYDDSGTVSADQIDKHMAVNLTAPALLTRALFDQMPPDRQGAVINMLDAKLFGINPDYFSYTLSKAACHTLTQIAAQAYAPRVRVNGIAPGIVLPSGGQTDAEFRRSHKCNLLGQGAQIKEIVAAMQLLLDTASITGEVIILDGGAHLQPPARDVAFL comes from the coding sequence ATGACAAGGCCGGGAAAAATTCTGGTAACAGGTGGCGCAAAACGGATTGGGGCGGCGCTATCAAGTGCTCTGGTTGCGTCTGGTTGGCAGGTGGTTCTGCATTATAATCAGGCTGCGGAAGATGCTGAAAATTTGTCTCGTGAACTGATTGCGGCAGGCGGGTCTGTTGAGCTGGTTCAGGCTGATTTGGCAAAATCTGCAGATTTGTCCTCTTTAATGGATCACGCGACCAAAACAGGGCCTTTGGACGCGATCATCAATAATGCCTCATTGTTTTCTTATGATGATTCAGGCACTGTTTCTGCTGATCAAATCGATAAGCATATGGCGGTCAACCTCACAGCACCAGCTTTGTTGACACGTGCTTTGTTTGACCAGATGCCTCCGGATCGTCAGGGGGCGGTCATTAATATGCTGGATGCCAAATTGTTTGGCATTAACCCAGATTATTTCAGCTACACGCTGTCAAAGGCGGCTTGCCATACCTTGACGCAGATTGCGGCCCAGGCCTATGCGCCACGCGTGCGCGTGAATGGGATCGCGCCGGGGATAGTGCTGCCTTCTGGTGGCCAGACGGACGCCGAATTTCGCCGTTCACATAAATGTAATCTTCTTGGACAAGGCGCACAAATAAAAGAAATTGTCGCTGCAATGCAGTTGCTGCTTGACACAGCCTCTATCACGGGAGAAGTCATCATCCTTGATGGCGGCGCTCATCTGCAGCCGCCTGCACGTGATGTTGCGTTTTTATGA
- a CDS encoding putative sugar phosphatase of HAD superfamily (TIGRFAM: Haloacid Dehalogenase Superfamily Class (subfamily) IIA), producing the protein MRARWRQKQTEQLAVMYFASTINDLMMITDLPDLASLHIPEPSDLDAEATLQIYQALRPLLPAVRPAPHHQADRLIDCLDRFDAFILDGFGVINVGMDKIAGIDDFFAAARAKNKPVVILTNGASNPSDTVAQKYLKWDLPVTVDDVISSRDALASFLPADPSRRSGLLQLDHSTAALDGVKIMGADQHSLLDTADGFVFLGSVGWTAQDQHQLEASLTRKERPVWVGNPDVSAPHASQFSAEPGYWMARAIKAVPELRPRWFGKPHAPAFQLAIDRVNHLAGRPLPAHRIAMVGDSPHTDILGGSACGLGTILVTSYGLLRDHDAEQLCRDTGIHPDWQVKYI; encoded by the coding sequence ATGAGGGCAAGATGGCGGCAGAAGCAGACTGAACAGCTTGCTGTCATGTATTTTGCGTCAACAATAAATGACTTGATGATGATAACTGACCTGCCTGATCTTGCGTCTCTTCATATTCCTGAACCCTCTGATTTGGATGCGGAGGCCACATTGCAGATTTATCAGGCTCTGCGGCCGCTATTGCCAGCTGTTCGGCCAGCGCCTCATCACCAGGCTGATCGCTTGATCGATTGTCTGGACAGGTTTGATGCGTTTATTCTGGATGGGTTTGGCGTGATCAATGTGGGTATGGACAAAATTGCCGGCATCGATGATTTTTTTGCTGCTGCCAGGGCTAAAAATAAACCTGTTGTGATTCTCACCAACGGGGCCAGCAACCCCTCAGATACAGTTGCGCAGAAATATCTGAAATGGGATCTGCCGGTAACGGTTGATGACGTGATCTCTAGTCGGGACGCGCTGGCATCGTTTCTGCCTGCTGACCCGTCACGCCGATCTGGCTTATTGCAGCTTGACCATAGCACAGCTGCTCTTGATGGTGTGAAGATCATGGGTGCGGACCAGCACAGCTTGCTTGATACAGCTGATGGGTTTGTCTTTCTGGGCAGTGTGGGCTGGACCGCACAGGACCAACACCAGCTGGAAGCCAGCCTGACCCGAAAAGAGCGGCCGGTATGGGTCGGCAATCCTGATGTCAGCGCTCCGCATGCGTCACAGTTTTCGGCTGAACCAGGCTATTGGATGGCCAGAGCAATAAAGGCTGTTCCTGAACTGCGGCCGCGCTGGTTTGGCAAACCCCATGCCCCCGCATTCCAGCTGGCGATTGATCGGGTGAATCATCTTGCCGGACGCCCGTTACCGGCACACCGAATCGCTATGGTTGGCGATTCGCCGCATACGGATATCCTCGGCGGTTCAGCTTGCGGGCTGGGCACAATATTGGTGACCAGCTATGGCTTATTGCGTGATCATGATGCTGAACAGCTTTGTCGTGATACCGGCATTCACCCGGATTGGCAGGTCAAATACATTTGA
- a CDS encoding putative NAD/FAD-dependent oxidoreductase (PFAM: Flavin containing amine oxidoreductase) — translation MTETIVIIGSGLAGLSAARRLQQAGHQALILDKGRRIGGRMSTRRAEGFLFNHGAQFVTARSERFKAVCQAAVDGGKLASWPLDGREQALSGTPAMRGLAEFMGQGLRIEQDVEVEHIICAADGLVHLSLSNKTQITCRHLLVTCPAPQTARLLATAAPRLAAAAAEVRYAPCWTVMAGFSAPLALPAAPVQTHTGIVGWATYEGSRPEANGHAGLTLQANADYSTAHLEDPHEQICTALLAAFEAECEISLPAPAYLSAHRWRYAKVERSCTEQDPFFSPHEGGSITVAGDWHPAEGEGNRRGTGTRAEDAFLSGERAASRLIETLVQ, via the coding sequence ATGACAGAGACGATTGTAATTATTGGTTCCGGCCTTGCCGGACTTAGCGCCGCACGGCGATTGCAACAGGCTGGCCATCAAGCCCTGATTCTTGACAAAGGCCGCCGCATAGGCGGACGCATGTCAACCCGGCGCGCAGAGGGATTTCTGTTTAATCATGGTGCTCAATTTGTCACTGCCCGCTCAGAACGCTTTAAAGCTGTTTGTCAGGCTGCAGTAGATGGGGGCAAATTAGCCAGCTGGCCGCTGGACGGACGCGAACAGGCTTTATCAGGTACACCGGCGATGCGCGGCCTTGCTGAATTCATGGGACAGGGGTTGCGGATTGAACAGGATGTTGAGGTTGAACATATCATCTGTGCTGCAGATGGGCTGGTCCATCTCAGCCTGTCAAACAAGACACAAATTACCTGCCGGCATCTGCTTGTTACCTGTCCGGCACCGCAAACAGCCCGGCTGCTGGCCACGGCGGCGCCGCGCCTGGCGGCTGCAGCTGCAGAGGTCAGATATGCCCCGTGCTGGACCGTGATGGCAGGGTTTTCCGCGCCACTTGCGCTGCCCGCAGCCCCTGTTCAGACGCACACCGGAATAGTGGGCTGGGCTACCTATGAAGGCAGCCGGCCAGAGGCAAATGGTCATGCTGGCCTTACCCTTCAGGCAAATGCGGATTATTCAACAGCTCATCTTGAAGACCCACATGAACAGATTTGCACTGCCCTGTTAGCCGCCTTTGAAGCTGAATGTGAGATCAGCCTGCCCGCACCCGCCTATCTGTCAGCACACCGATGGCGTTATGCCAAGGTAGAACGCTCTTGTACTGAACAGGATCCGTTCTTTTCACCGCACGAAGGCGGGTCGATCACCGTTGCCGGAGATTGGCACCCTGCTGAAGGTGAGGGCAACAGACGCGGGACCGGTACACGAGCTGAAGATGCGTTTCTGTCTGGTGAACGTGCCGCGTCCCGGCTTATCGAGACACTAGTTCAATGA
- a CDS encoding electron transfer protein with DM13 domain (PFAM: Electron transfer DM13): protein MNTLIAFARQHIILFGAAKFLAGLAIGFAIGIYTLPILTAESGLSSTQLIQLKANAQETIRTGEFSKKNPGSDFLHWGEGTIHVTDSRIWLDGEVSPGPDYRLYLTKGQISSKQAFLEVKDQALQVAPIKAFQNFSVSVPEGLAVDDYDAVIIWCERFSAFITSASLN from the coding sequence ATGAACACACTTATCGCCTTTGCCCGCCAGCATATAATTTTATTCGGGGCGGCAAAATTTCTGGCTGGGCTGGCCATTGGCTTCGCGATTGGCATTTATACATTGCCCATTCTCACAGCAGAGTCAGGTCTGAGCTCAACCCAGCTGATCCAGCTGAAAGCAAATGCACAAGAAACGATTCGTACGGGTGAATTCAGCAAGAAAAACCCCGGCTCGGATTTTCTGCATTGGGGGGAAGGGACAATCCATGTCACAGACAGCCGAATTTGGCTGGATGGCGAGGTGTCACCTGGCCCGGATTACCGGCTCTATCTGACAAAAGGACAGATTTCCTCAAAGCAGGCGTTTCTCGAGGTCAAGGATCAGGCCCTGCAGGTTGCCCCGATCAAAGCGTTCCAGAATTTTTCTGTATCTGTGCCAGAAGGGCTGGCTGTTGACGATTATGATGCCGTGATTATTTGGTGCGAGCGATTCAGCGCCTTCATCACCTCTGCATCATTGAACTAG